One genomic window of Gossypium hirsutum isolate 1008001.06 chromosome D11, Gossypium_hirsutum_v2.1, whole genome shotgun sequence includes the following:
- the LOC107962236 gene encoding glyceraldehyde-3-phosphate dehydrogenase GAPCP2, chloroplastic produces MAFSSLFRSTAAASASLIEAASDRSDLSLSPSDRLKVSSLGFGGNFNSFFGASVSTRSSSLQKCNSRSIQPIKATATEIPPTIPKSRSSGKTKIGINGFGRIGRLVLRIATSRDDIDVVAVNDPFIDAKYMAYMFKYDSTHGPFKGTIRVVDESTLEINGKQVQVVSKRDPAEIPWGEYGAEFVVESSGVFTTLAKASAHMKGGAKKVVISAPSADAPMFVVGVNENTYNPSMDIVSNASCTTNCLAPLAKVVHEEFGIIEGLMTTVHATTATQKTVDGPSMKDWRGGRGAGQNIIPSSTGAAKAVGKVLPELNGKLTGMAFRVPTPNVSVVDLTCRLQKSASYEDVKAVIKYAAEGPLKGILGYTEEDVVSNDFVGDSRSSIFDAKAGIGLSKSFMKLVSWYDNEWGYSNRVLDLIEHIALVGATRD; encoded by the exons atggctttttcttctctcttcagATCCACCGCCGCCGCCTCCGCCTCTCTCATCGAGGCAGCCTCCGATCGGTCTGACCTATCTCTCTCACCCTCTGATCGCCTCAAG GTTTCCAGCCTTGGTTTTGGTGGAAATTTCAACTCCTTTTTTGGTGCCTCTGTTTCAACTAGATCTTCTTCATTACA gaaaTGCAACTCAAGGAGTATCCAACCCATCAAAGCTACAGCTACTGAAATTCCTCCTACAATTCCAA AGTCACGGAGCAGTGGCAAGACCAAGATTGGAATCAATG GTTTTGGTCGGATTGGAAGGTTGGTTTTACGAATAGCAACTTCAAGGGATGATATTGATGTAGTAGCTGTCAATGATCCTTTTATTGATGCCAAGTACATG GCTTATATGTTCAAATATGATTCAACTCACGGACCCTTTAAGGGAACTATCAGAGTTGTGGATGAGTCCACATTGGAAATTAATGGCAAGCAAGTACAGGTTGTAAGCAAAAG GGACCCTGCAGAGATCCCTTGGGGTGAGTATGGGGCTGAGTTTGTTGTTGAGTCATCTGGTGTTTTCACCACATTAGCTAAGGCTTCAGCACATATGAAG GGTGGTGCCAAAAAAGTTGTAATTTCAGCTCCTTCCGCAGATGCTCCTATGTTTGTGGTGGGAGTAAATGAGAATACCTACAATCCAAGCATGGACATAGTTTCAAATGCTAGTTGCACTACCAATTGTCTAGCTCCACTTGCCAAG GTGGTCCATGAGGAATTCGGTATCATTGAGGGTTTAATGACAACTGTCCACGCAACTACAG CAACTCAGAAGACTGTTGATGGCCCTTCAATGAAGGACTGGAGAGGAGGTAGAGGAGCTGGCCAAAATATTATCCCTAGTTCAACTGGTGCTGCAAAG GCTGTTGGAAAAGTTCTTCCTGAACTTAATGGAAAGCTTACTGGAATGGCATTCCGTGTTCCTACACCCAACGTCTCTGTTGTGGATTTAACTTGTCGACTTCAGAAGAGTGCCTCCTATGAGGATGTCAAAGCAGTCATAAA GTATGCTGCAGAGGGGCCACTTAAAGGCATTCTTGGATACACAGAAGAAGATGTTGTCTCTAATGATTTTGTTGGTGATTCGAg GTCAAGTATTTTTGATGCGAAAGCCGGAATAGGGTTAAGTAAATCTTTCATGAAGCTTGTTTCATGGTATGACAATGAATGGGGTTACAG TAACCGAGTACTTGACCTAATCGAGCACATTGCACTAGTAGGAGCAACTCGCGACTGA
- the LOC121223258 gene encoding dirigent protein 15, translating into MEEQMVFAWVMIFCLAIAPVYGQHYSKTIKLGGRVEKKTRLRFFYHDFPGGKNPTTVLLAQANITQDFFSPSPYSSLYAMDDPLTIGPERTSTTIGNAQGLYIALSRDPNKFTAVLYADFAFTTGRFNGSSFSLFSRYPPTDFVPSPDTICEMAIVGGRGAFKMAKGFALLRATSSNAMTGDASLEVNVTLYHY; encoded by the coding sequence ATGGAAGAACAGATGGTATTTGCATGGGTAATGATATTTTGCCTCGCCATAGCACCAGTCTATGGCCAACACTACTCCAAAACTATTAAGCTAGGTGGTCGGGTGGAAAAGAAGACGCGACTCCGCTTCTTCTACCACGATTTTCCCGGTGGCAAAAATCCTACTACAGTGCTGTTAGCTCAGGCCAACATCACCCAGGATTTCTTTTCCCCATCCCCATACAGCAGCTTGTATGCAATGGATGATCCCCTCACTATAGGGCCTGAACGAACATCCACCACCATCGGAAATGCCCAAGGGCTCTACATAGCATTAAGTCGAGATCCTAACAAGTTCACTGCGGTTTTATACGCGGATTTTGCTTTTACTACCGGCAGGTTCAATGGAAGCTCCTTCAGTTTGTTCTCACGATATCCCCCCACTGATTTTGTTCCTAGCCCCGACACAATTTGTGAAATGGCGATAGTGGGAGGGAGAGGTGCGTTTAAGATGGCGAAAGGGTTTGCCCTATTACGGGCCACTTCTTCTAACGCCATGACTGGAGATGCTAGTCTCGAGGTCAATGTTACCTTGTACCATTACTAA